The genomic region AATAGCAGATTTAAGACTCTCTTCACTCCTCATTCCATTGGGAAGCTTAACGACCACATCTTGAAGCATGAGATCATTAACACAAGACATGCTAGCGTGGTGAACCTGAAACTCTAGGTCTCTTAAAGCACCCATTAGCCTAGCCCCAGGGTGGTTCACATTTTCTGATTGTACCCTCACCATGGCATCGGGCCCCACGATCCTTACATCAACCTCGAGTCCAAGGGGGCCTAGACCTAATCTGGATCCAGACCCGCTTTGATCCACGACGGTTGATGTGGTCGTGGCACTCTGGTTATCCAGAGTGTCAGTCATTtctgtcttcatttttttattactgtCTCTCGGCTGCTGCGACTCCAAGTCCTCAATCTTCGCCTTCAGTTCGTTGATGTAGGCGACAGCGTCGGACAACAACGAAGCCTTGTCCATCCTCGAAACATTCGGAACAACAGCTCGTAAGGCATAGAACCGATGGTTGAGTTTCTCCCTTCGTTGTCGTTCTGCCTCCACGTGGTTTATCGGAGTCTCGCGTCCGAGAACAGGCTTTCTCCCTCTTTTCTTCGGCTCCGAGGCTGTCGGGGTGGTGGCGGTTGGCAACGTGGGACAATCCGAATCAGAGTGTTCGGAGTCGACATAGTTGTCGTTTTTGCTGGGTGCTGTTTGGGTAATTTGTTTTCGTTTTTTGGTTTCTTGGATTCCGGCAACGATGCCGATGTCGGCGAAGGAGATGGTGTGGTCGTCGAGGATTTGGATAGTAACCGGATCTGGAGAGGTATGGAAGAGAGACTTCACGTGCTGTACGAGGTTCCAGTTTTGTTTGATGGTGTCGTAGGATCCCATTTCGACGACCCCGTTTTGTGTCGGGATGCAAATTAACGTTTCGATCCCGTGCACGTGCGCTTCGTTGGATCTCTCGCAGTTGTAGAATTGAAGCTCGTGCCTGTTGTTTTGCCAGAGAACCGAGCCTAAAGCAAAAGACTTGCCAgggagtgaagaagaagaagaacaagaagtgGAGTTTGAAGAAGAATTGTTGTTGACTGCGAAGCTGCGAGTCAACGACATGACGTAGAACCACTCGGCGTCGTTGATGTTATCGTTTGTGGGTGTTTTCATCAGGAACTTATTCTTTGTGGGAATGGTTAGTGATTTTGGGGAAGTTTCTTTGGTGCCTTGGAAATGGCCCTCTCCGAAGGATAAGTAGAGGTTGCCATTGTCGTCGTGTGAGGCTTGCCAGAAAATGGCGTAGACCCACCAATCGGGTTGGCTTTGGAGGAGAAATTGAAGTTTTTGTTGAAGGGTTGGTGTTGGGTTTTCTTGGGAAAGAGAGACCaaagaggaagatgaagaaggagataTGATTAATTCCTCCATGAGGGAAGAAGTAGAAGTAGAAGCAAGTGTGTTAAGTGTGGAAGGAAACAAATGGGTGAGGAGGGTTGGGCACAAATAGAACAAAGATGAGGAGGAATAAATGATGTACGGATAAACAGTCCTCTTCGCGTAAGGAAACAGTGTGGTGTTGAtaattagagagagaaaatttgTGGGAGGGGTGGGTTGGGGAAAGGGGGGTTATATGGTAGTGGGAGGGGGGCAAAAGTGTTAAATTTGGTGCCAAAAATCAGCTTGAGGATGCAGCACGTGAAATGAAAGCGAAAGGTTCAGTCACGCACGGAGATAATACAAGTGCTATGTGGGGTACCAGAGAAACACAACTACTGGAATAATTATGGATTAGGAAAAGTACTCTAATTTCCCTTTATAAGTATTATGTTATAATAAATTAGTTCCTCAtcaaggaaagaaaataaattgaatttataaataatatcataaattaattttattatttaatctgtgatactattttattattaagccGTAATTTCTAAAGAGTCTATTTggtaataaatcatatttttttaaattattttttatgctgaatttaatattaagtagtaaaatttataaattaatttatcattgaaTTCTCTACTGAATTAATTGTTATGTTTTTTCACATTCaacaatatgatttatttttatttttttatctttcaaaggATCAGTTTATTAACGTgaacaaattttattgtttatccaTTAActaatgaatttatatatatatatatatatatatatatatatatatatatatatatatatatatatatatatatatatatataaaatcaacgAGTGAAATGAAATTGTGTGGCGTTAAGGGAAAAATAATTCgtgatatattattaaataaaataattactctCTTTTGCTCGTTAACCGTGTTGTCGTTGTTTGTTTACGACTTTTTAGTTCCAATGCAATAATTACAAAGAGAGTGTACGACTTTTACTTTGACAATTATGTCCTCGAAATGCAAGAATATTGATCACTTTAGGTACAACATAAATTTTAGAatgttctaaaaatatattttattgatgatataaatataaattaaaaaata from Glycine soja cultivar W05 chromosome 16, ASM419377v2, whole genome shotgun sequence harbors:
- the LOC114389372 gene encoding transcription factor MYC2-like, translating into MEELIISPSSSSSLVSLSQENPTPTLQQKLQFLLQSQPDWWVYAIFWQASHDDNGNLYLSFGEGHFQGTKETSPKSLTIPTKNKFLMKTPTNDNINDAEWFYVMSLTRSFAVNNNSSSNSTSCSSSSSLPGKSFALGSVLWQNNRHELQFYNCERSNEAHVHGIETLICIPTQNGVVEMGSYDTIKQNWNLVQHVKSLFHTSPDPVTIQILDDHTISFADIGIVAGIQETKKRKQITQTAPSKNDNYVDSEHSDSDCPTLPTATTPTASEPKKRGRKPVLGRETPINHVEAERQRREKLNHRFYALRAVVPNVSRMDKASLLSDAVAYINELKAKIEDLESQQPRDSNKKMKTEMTDTLDNQSATTTSTVVDQSGSGSRLGLGPLGLEVDVRIVGPDAMVRVQSENVNHPGARLMGALRDLEFQVHHASMSCVNDLMLQDVVVKLPNGMRSEESLKSAIIMRLDQ